A genomic stretch from Thunnus maccoyii chromosome 19, fThuMac1.1, whole genome shotgun sequence includes:
- the ak1 gene encoding adenylate kinase isoenzyme 1 isoform X1, which yields MENMRVADSTEGVSSTFDPRDDKIKDSKIIFVVGGPGSGKGTQCEKVVAKYGYTHLSSGDLLRAEVASGSERGKHLQAIMQKGELVPLDTVLDMIKDAMIAKADVSKGFLIDGYPREVKQGEEFEKKIGKPCLLLYVDAKAETMVKRLLKRGETSGRADDNEETIKKRLDLYYKATEPVIAFYEGRGIVRKVNSELPVDEVFSQVSKAIDALK from the exons ATGGAAAATATGCGTGTCGCTGATTCAACTGAAGGCGTTTCCTCCACATTTGACCCTCGAGATG ACAAAATTAAAGATTCAAAGATCATCTTTGTCGTGG gtGGACCTGGCTCTGGAAAGGGCACCCAGTGTGAGAAGGTTGTGGCAAAGTATGGCTACACCCATCTGTCATCTGGGGATCTGCTCCGTGCTGAGGTGGCCTCTGGCTCTGAGAGGGGCAAACACCTCCAGGCCATCATGCAAAAGGGAGAGCTTGTGCCCCTG GACACAGTCTTAGACATGATTAAGGATGCCATGATCGCCAAGGCTGATGTCTCCAAGGGCTTCCTTATTGATGGCTACCCCCGTGAGGTGAAGCAGGGCGAGGAGTTTGAGAAGAAG ATCGGCAAACCCTGCCTGCTGCTGTACGTTGACGCAAAAGCAGAGACCATGGTCAAGAGGCTTTTGAAGCGTGGTGAGACCAGCGGCCGTGCTGACGATAATGAGGAGACCATCAAGAAGCGCCTGGACTTGTATTACAAAGCAACTGAGCCAGTCATTGCCTTTTATGAGGGCCGTGGGATTGTAAGGAAG GTTAACTCTGAATTGCCAGTGGATGAAGTCTTCAGCCAAGTCTCCAAGGCTATTGATGCACTGAAGTAA
- the ak1 gene encoding adenylate kinase isoenzyme 1 isoform X2, which produces MADKIKDSKIIFVVGGPGSGKGTQCEKVVAKYGYTHLSSGDLLRAEVASGSERGKHLQAIMQKGELVPLDTVLDMIKDAMIAKADVSKGFLIDGYPREVKQGEEFEKKIGKPCLLLYVDAKAETMVKRLLKRGETSGRADDNEETIKKRLDLYYKATEPVIAFYEGRGIVRKVNSELPVDEVFSQVSKAIDALK; this is translated from the exons ATGGCAG ACAAAATTAAAGATTCAAAGATCATCTTTGTCGTGG gtGGACCTGGCTCTGGAAAGGGCACCCAGTGTGAGAAGGTTGTGGCAAAGTATGGCTACACCCATCTGTCATCTGGGGATCTGCTCCGTGCTGAGGTGGCCTCTGGCTCTGAGAGGGGCAAACACCTCCAGGCCATCATGCAAAAGGGAGAGCTTGTGCCCCTG GACACAGTCTTAGACATGATTAAGGATGCCATGATCGCCAAGGCTGATGTCTCCAAGGGCTTCCTTATTGATGGCTACCCCCGTGAGGTGAAGCAGGGCGAGGAGTTTGAGAAGAAG ATCGGCAAACCCTGCCTGCTGCTGTACGTTGACGCAAAAGCAGAGACCATGGTCAAGAGGCTTTTGAAGCGTGGTGAGACCAGCGGCCGTGCTGACGATAATGAGGAGACCATCAAGAAGCGCCTGGACTTGTATTACAAAGCAACTGAGCCAGTCATTGCCTTTTATGAGGGCCGTGGGATTGTAAGGAAG GTTAACTCTGAATTGCCAGTGGATGAAGTCTTCAGCCAAGTCTCCAAGGCTATTGATGCACTGAAGTAA